In Chrysoperla carnea chromosome 2, inChrCarn1.1, whole genome shotgun sequence, the following proteins share a genomic window:
- the LOC123293165 gene encoding ribonuclease P protein subunit p14, with protein sequence MSNYHYLDLTLELPKGLKREIPAVFFKKHVMQALNALFGEVGASTTVDLLKYESIPHRAVLRVPSVYYVKLRSSLTLAGDYEGIPCAYRIHKSSTYLLNLLGDSRNYNHE encoded by the exons ATGAGTAATTACCATTATTTAGATTTAACACT TGAACTACCAAAAGGATTGAAGCGAGAAATACCTGCagtattttttaagaaacatgTTATGCAAGCATTGAATGCATTATTTGGTGAAGTTGGTGCAAGTACAACcgttgatttattaaaatacgaaTCAATACCACATCGAGCTGTCTTACGAGTTCCATCTGTGTATTACGTGAAATTACGTAGCTCATTAACTTTAGCTGGTGATTACGAAGGCATTCCGTGTGCATACCGCATACATAAATCCTCCACatatctattaaatttattgggTGATAGTCGAAACTACAATCACGAATAA
- the LOC123293164 gene encoding mitochondrial intermembrane space import and assembly protein 40-B, translating to MPQCEQRGKDVICFASKEELATPSTVSLPPPEQPAGLILENGEINWNCPCLGGMATGPCGVEFRSAFSCFHYSENEPKGAECLEAFQAMQDCMKQYPTLYKQSDDEDDIPEIPGINESPEVELLDSEHHNISEKNIQQMDQKTVEKTKQ from the coding sequence ATGCCACAGTGTGAACAACGGGGTAAGGATGTTATTTGCTTCGCTTCAAAAGAAGAACTAGCAACACCTAGTACTGTCTCCTTACCACCACCGGAACAACCAGCTGgattaatattagaaaatggTGAAATAAATTGGAACTGTCCATGTTTAGGCGGCATGGCAACTGGCCCGTGTGGAGTAGAATTTCGATCAGCATTCTCATGTTTTCATTACAGTGAGAATGAACCGAAGGGTGCCGAATGTTTGGAAGCATTTCAAGCTATGCAAGATTGTATGAAACAATATCCGACATTGTATAAACAGTCTGATGATGAAGATGACATACCTGAGATACCAGGCATAAATGAATCGCCTGAAGTTGAATTGCTTGATTCCGAACATCATAATATATCTGAAAAGAATATTCAGCAAATGGATCAGAAAACtgtagaaaaaacaaaacaataa